The Amblyomma americanum isolate KBUSLIRL-KWMA chromosome 5, ASM5285725v1, whole genome shotgun sequence genome window below encodes:
- the LOC144133843 gene encoding uncharacterized protein LOC144133843 has product MAPGTETGLGLSNVDDMSETEFWDLYGLPYDILLERRSGVRTAKDFKVHCNYHYDDDYYYHYLPYTYNDEYHYYDHNYHYNDYYHYYNHYHYYNYNYYNHDYYNDYNHYHHHHYNYNYHYHDDHYHYYYDNYHYHHYYNHNYHHYYDNYHHHHYNDDNYYYYNYYYDHYNHNDHHYHHYDNYHHNYNYDNNHNHYNHNNHHNNHYNHNDHHYNYNNHNHNDYNDHNDYDHNNHYNHHDNYHNYNYYYDDYHIHNQYDHHDNYHNYDDDNHNHYDDHDYYNHNIDYNPAPLHGLCHSQAKDDDDCTNQTCEAAKWISGPGGIKLLICTVGPHALFPDMYVPDGVCHYLYYTDVFIVSGKVMATELQSSFQTFKNVLKTYSKTKGGLSFDIKYVDVATIQKNKGVITNLASGNIGNYGFLGLIAPIEILQDWVENKASGILKELKNFQGGDKSRRTIIAIGTFRYNEHGTWTKFTSLFEKTVAQG; this is encoded by the exons ATGGCCCCGGGGACCGAAACCGGCTTGGGGCTTTCCAATGTGGATGATATGTCGGAGACCGAGTTCTGGGACCTGTACGGCTTGCCTTATGACATCCTGTTGGAAAG gaggagtggtgtgaggactgcCAAGGAC TTTAAGGTCCACTGCAACTACCACTACGACGAcgactactactaccactacctcCCCTACACCTACAACGACGAATACCACTACTACGACCACAACTACCACTACAAcgactactaccactactacaaccactaccactactacaACTACAACTACTACAACCACGACTACTACAACGActacaaccactaccaccaccaccactacaacTACAACTACCACTACCACGACgaccactaccactactactacgacaactaccactaccaccactactacaaccacaactaccaccactactacgacaactaccaccaccaccactacaacgacgacaactactactactacaactactactacgacCACTACAACCACAAcgaccaccactaccaccactacgaCAACTACCACCACAACTACAACTACGACAACAACCACAACCACTACAACCACAACAACCACCACAACAACCACTACAACCACAACGACCACCACTACAACTACAACAACCACAACCACAACGACTACAACGACCACAACGACTACGACCACAACAACCACTACAACCACCACGACAACTACcacaactacaactactactacgacgactaCCACATCCACAACCAGTACGACCACCACGACAACTACCacaactacgacgacgacaacCACAACCACTACGACGACCACGACTACTACAACCACAACATCGACTACAACCCTGCCCCCTTGCACGGACT ttgtCATAGTCAGgctaaggatgatgatgattgcaCCAACCAGACTTGTGAAGCTGCAAAATGGATTTCGGGCCCAGGAG GTATCAAGTTGCTCATCTGCACGGTGGGCCCCCATGCCTTATTTCCGGACATGTATGTTCCCGATGGCGTCTGCCACTACCTATACTATACGGACGTCTTCATCGTCAGTGGCAAGGTGATGGCAACTGAGCTGCAGAGCTCCTTCCAGACGTTCAAGAATGTTCTGAAAACGTACTCGAAGACAAAGGGAGGCCTCtctttcgacatcaa GTACGTTGACGTCGCCACCATCCAGAAGAACAAAGGGGTTATTACGAACCTTGCGTCTGGCAACATCGGGAATTATGGGTTTCTTGGCTTGATAGCACCCATCGAGATATTGCAAGACTGGGTAGAGAATAAAGCCAGTGGCATCCTCAAG GAACTTAAGAACTTTCAAGGGGGAGACAAATCCAGAAGGACAATCATAGCGATCGGCACGTTCCGATACAACGAGCACGGCACGTGGACCAAATTCACAAGCCTATTCGAGAAAACCGTAGCACAAGGGTGA